The following are from one region of the Gemmatimonadota bacterium genome:
- the ligA gene encoding NAD-dependent DNA ligase LigA produces MSPAERIEVLRREIRSHDHRYFVLADPVIGDTEYDMLVKELQDLESAHPDLITPDSPTRRVGGSPSSIFPVVRHPVPMLSIGNTYNDEEIRDFDRRIRDLLGPEREYAYAVELKIDGVAVSLRYENGVLALGATRGDGEQGDDITANLRTIRSIPLRIAEEETLLNNIEVRGEVYLPHDGFEALNAARAEQEEPLFANPRNATAGSLKLRDPHGVAERPLRVFLYTLRFEDESSALAARPDLDSHFQRLQWLAGQGFPTNREARRFGAIDEVIGFCHDWEERRTELSYDIDGMVIKVDSTTLHGELGATMKSPRWAIASKFAAQRARTRLTDIRLQVGRTGVVTPVAELEPVFLAGSTISRATLHNEEEIHRKDLRVGDTVWIEKGGDVIPKVVSVVPDEREEGATPFKMPTACPVCGTALVRVGEEVALRCGNAACPAQTQARVTHFTGRNAMDIEGFGPAVTEQILGNGLIGDVGDIYRLTREQLGTLERMGEKSAGNLLGGIEASKDRPLDRLLFSLGIPHVGERAARQIAAHFRAIDAIRAASEEDMVAVPEIGPKIAESIVSFFRNERNLEIVAKLKDAGLRMELEAPGDGEEGGAAHGAESSADTQALADKIVVITGTLSNYTRDEMAGRIEAAGGRVTSSVSKKTDYLVAGENAGSKLKKAQSLGVEILNEEETEALISGERSP; encoded by the coding sequence ATGTCGCCTGCCGAACGTATTGAAGTCCTGCGCCGGGAGATCCGGTCGCACGATCACCGGTACTTCGTACTCGCCGACCCGGTCATCGGCGATACCGAATACGACATGCTGGTGAAGGAACTGCAGGACCTGGAATCGGCCCACCCCGACCTGATCACCCCCGACTCGCCCACCCGGCGCGTCGGGGGGTCGCCCTCCTCGATCTTTCCCGTCGTCCGGCACCCCGTGCCCATGCTCTCCATCGGGAACACGTACAACGATGAGGAGATCCGGGACTTCGACCGCCGCATCCGCGACCTGCTGGGTCCGGAGCGGGAATACGCCTACGCGGTCGAACTGAAGATCGACGGCGTGGCCGTGAGTCTGCGCTACGAGAACGGAGTGCTGGCCCTGGGCGCCACGCGGGGAGACGGCGAGCAGGGCGACGACATCACGGCGAACCTGCGGACCATCCGGTCCATCCCCCTGCGCATTGCCGAAGAAGAAACCTTGCTCAACAATATCGAGGTGCGGGGCGAAGTGTATCTCCCCCACGACGGGTTCGAGGCGCTGAACGCCGCCCGCGCGGAACAGGAGGAGCCGCTCTTCGCGAACCCCCGCAACGCCACGGCGGGCTCGCTGAAACTCCGCGATCCCCACGGCGTCGCCGAGCGGCCCCTGAGGGTGTTCCTCTACACGCTGCGTTTCGAGGACGAGTCCAGCGCGCTCGCGGCACGGCCCGACCTGGACAGCCACTTCCAGCGGCTGCAATGGCTGGCCGGCCAGGGGTTTCCGACCAACCGGGAAGCCCGGCGTTTCGGGGCCATAGACGAGGTGATCGGTTTCTGCCATGACTGGGAGGAACGGCGGACCGAACTATCCTACGATATCGACGGCATGGTCATCAAGGTGGATTCCACCACACTCCACGGCGAACTCGGCGCTACGATGAAGAGTCCGCGCTGGGCCATCGCCAGCAAGTTCGCCGCACAACGGGCCAGGACGCGCCTTACGGACATCCGGCTGCAGGTCGGCCGCACCGGCGTGGTGACCCCGGTGGCCGAACTCGAACCGGTCTTCCTGGCCGGATCGACGATCAGCAGGGCCACGCTCCACAACGAGGAAGAGATCCACCGCAAGGACCTGCGCGTCGGCGACACCGTGTGGATTGAAAAAGGCGGGGACGTTATCCCCAAGGTGGTTTCGGTCGTCCCGGACGAGCGGGAAGAGGGAGCAACGCCCTTCAAGATGCCGACAGCCTGTCCGGTGTGCGGAACCGCGCTCGTACGGGTGGGCGAAGAGGTGGCGTTGCGTTGCGGGAACGCGGCCTGTCCGGCCCAGACGCAGGCGCGGGTCACCCATTTCACCGGACGGAACGCCATGGACATCGAAGGGTTCGGTCCGGCGGTCACCGAGCAAATCCTGGGGAACGGCCTGATCGGGGACGTGGGCGACATCTACCGACTGACCCGCGAGCAGCTCGGGACGCTGGAACGCATGGGCGAGAAATCCGCCGGTAACCTGCTGGGGGGCATCGAGGCCAGCAAGGACCGCCCACTGGACCGCCTGCTTTTCAGCCTGGGCATCCCCCACGTGGGAGAGCGGGCCGCCCGGCAGATCGCCGCGCACTTCCGCGCCATCGACGCCATCAGGGCGGCGTCGGAAGAGGACATGGTCGCCGTACCGGAGATCGGTCCGAAGATCGCCGAAAGCATCGTCTCTTTCTTCCGGAACGAACGGAACCTCGAGATCGTCGCGAAACTGAAAGACGCCGGCCTCCGTATGGAACTGGAAGCGCCGGGCGACGGTGAGGAAGGCGGCGCGGCACACGGTGCGGAAAGTAGCGCGGATACCCAGGCGCTGGCGGACAAGATCGTCGTCATCACGGGCACGTTGTCGAACTACACGAGGGATGAAATGGCCGGGCGGATCGAAGCCGCGGGCGGGCGGGTGACGTCCAGCGTGAGCAAGAAGACGGACTACCTGGTTGCCGGCGAAAATGCTGGTTCCAAGCTGAAGAAAGCCCAGTCCCTCGGCGTCGAAATCCTGAACGAAGAAGAAACCGAAGCCCTCATCTCAGGGGAACGATCCCCATGA
- a CDS encoding arginine deiminase family protein gives MNAYGCQTMVRPLKRVLVMRPEQAYESQERIDAQWRSLDYLARPDYGRAVDEHRQFTALLEGAGAEVACLPADVRTGLDAMYTHDPVASVTDQGVILGRMGKDARMEEPDAQEDWYAGAGIPVAGRIEPPGSVEGGDVVWLKDDLVVIGLTYRTNGDGIRQFQELLQPRGIDVVAVPMVHWDGPGAVLHLMSVISLLDTDLAVVYERLLPIPFREMLVALGIGLVAVPDEEYDSLGCNVLAVGPRHVIVRSGNPVTVDRMRKAGCRVEEFNGDHICYAGSGGPTCLTRPILRA, from the coding sequence ATGAATGCCTACGGATGCCAGACCATGGTGCGCCCGTTGAAGCGGGTGCTGGTCATGCGCCCGGAGCAAGCCTACGAAAGCCAGGAACGGATCGACGCGCAGTGGCGTTCCCTGGATTACCTGGCCAGGCCGGATTATGGCCGCGCGGTGGACGAACATCGGCAGTTCACCGCCCTGCTCGAAGGGGCGGGCGCCGAAGTGGCGTGCCTGCCGGCCGACGTCCGAACGGGCCTGGACGCCATGTATACCCATGATCCCGTGGCCTCGGTGACCGACCAGGGCGTGATCCTGGGACGCATGGGCAAGGACGCCCGCATGGAAGAGCCGGACGCCCAGGAGGACTGGTACGCCGGGGCGGGCATCCCCGTGGCGGGGCGCATCGAACCGCCCGGTAGCGTCGAAGGCGGCGACGTGGTCTGGCTGAAGGACGACCTGGTCGTCATCGGGCTGACCTACCGCACGAACGGCGACGGGATCCGCCAGTTCCAGGAACTGCTTCAGCCGCGGGGCATTGACGTGGTGGCCGTCCCCATGGTCCACTGGGACGGTCCGGGCGCGGTGCTGCACCTCATGTCCGTCATCAGCCTGCTGGATACGGACCTCGCGGTCGTCTACGAACGGCTGCTGCCCATCCCGTTCCGGGAGATGCTGGTCGCCCTGGGTATCGGCCTGGTGGCGGTGCCGGACGAGGAGTACGACAGTCTCGGCTGCAACGTGCTGGCCGTCGGACCCCGCCACGTCATCGTGCGAAGCGGCAATCCGGTTACGGTGGACCGCATGCGGAAGGCCGGATGCCGGGTCGAGGAGTTCAACGGCGATCACATCTGCTACGCGGGCAGCGGCGGGCCGACCTGCCTGACGCGTCCGATTCTGCGGGCGTGA